In Mytilus trossulus isolate FHL-02 chromosome 14, PNRI_Mtr1.1.1.hap1, whole genome shotgun sequence, a genomic segment contains:
- the LOC134697913 gene encoding CD209 antigen-like protein C, producing MENAEKGVHKCTGGNRLLIVGIIVCISTTMVMAGLFISVKLKSDEKVEQCSLPCTNDGTCKVCGNEYVCDCPPNSLGSLCQYTCDIGWSLYETTCFNISTQFLSWNLAKDSCRSMDGRLAEPTTEGKHAFIQQLYDDSHVTAQDWLWLGGTDMDSEGTWIWEYSNKTLDLTFWRPGEPNDDGSEDCLATHAGVWNDIPCTGEQQFVCEKSIAT from the exons ATGGAAAATGCTGAAAAAGGGGTACACAAATGCACAGGTGGTAACAGACTTTTAATAGTAGGAATAATTGTGTGTATATCTACCACAATGGTAATGGCAGGTTTATTTATCAGTGTAAAGTTAAAAAGCGACGAGAAAG TAGAACAATGTTCTCTGCCATGCACAAATGATGGGACTTGCAAAGTGTGCGGAAATGAATATGTATGTGATTGTCCACCAAACAGCCTTGGAAGCTTATGCCAAT ATACATGTGATATTGGATGGTCTTTGTACGAGACGACATGCTTCAACATCAGTACACAATTTCTCAGTTGGAACCTTGCTAAG GATTCTTGTCGATCCATGGATGGAAGGCTTGCTGAACCAACGACAGAGGGAAAACATGCATTTATTCAACAGCTTTATGATGACTCACATGTGACAG CACAAGACTGGTTGTGGTTGGGAGGAACAGACATGGATAGTGAAGGAACTTGGATCTGGGAATATAGTAATAAAACATTGGATTTAACCTTTTGGAGACCTGGTGAACCCAACGACGACGGCAGTGAAGATTGTTTGGCTACTCATGCTGGCGTTTGGAATGACATTCCTTGCACAGGTGAACAACAATTTGTTTGTGAAAAATC AATTGCTACTTGA